Proteins from a genomic interval of Bacillota bacterium:
- a CDS encoding MFS transporter translates to MKENKTKVLPLLNQICYSLGSLAFTLLERMIILYAVFYFLPPKELGLHNLVSDRTFFGVITITGAALLLGRILDGLADPVIATLSDNSRSRIGRRKVFLLYSALPLALTTFLVFTPPQPGQESLLNGIWLALMMGLFYIAFTAYVNPYLALMSELGHTPELRINISTFMALFGLLGMVCITILFPQITTFLENSGMGMRRAYQFAICGFSIFSCIILYLITLSFDEKKHCLPSRPSDMGVLKSFAKTFAVRPFRIFLAGEVFLQFALNIVTLGLMYYAVVIFKQPQSFMTVLAGLTIGVALLSFPLVNIVSKKIGKKKVIMGGLLVLGIATIVIFPLSFNMTPVAHYIALAMIGLCGLPLAILSILINPTVGDLARADHARTGESREAMFFGARAIPLKITIALAGVTFTYLLSAFGKDIANPLGVQLSILVIALASLAGFIAFSRYPEKQVQEWLEQAPDTPDARTSAEK, encoded by the coding sequence GTGAAAGAAAACAAGACGAAGGTTTTACCGCTGTTGAACCAGATATGTTATTCCCTGGGCAGCCTGGCCTTCACCCTGCTGGAAAGAATGATCATTCTTTATGCCGTATTTTATTTCCTGCCGCCAAAAGAACTGGGACTACATAACCTCGTTTCCGACAGAACTTTTTTCGGCGTGATCACCATTACCGGAGCGGCCCTTCTGTTGGGACGGATCCTCGATGGCCTGGCCGACCCGGTCATCGCCACCCTGAGCGATAACAGCCGCTCGCGCATTGGTCGGCGCAAGGTATTCCTTCTTTACAGCGCTCTACCTCTTGCCCTGACAACGTTTCTGGTTTTTACACCGCCTCAACCGGGCCAGGAGTCGCTTTTGAACGGGATCTGGTTGGCATTGATGATGGGACTCTTCTACATCGCCTTCACCGCTTACGTGAACCCTTACCTGGCACTCATGTCCGAGCTGGGCCATACCCCCGAACTGCGCATCAACATCTCCACTTTCATGGCTCTGTTCGGTTTGTTGGGGATGGTCTGCATCACCATCCTGTTCCCCCAGATCACCACTTTTCTGGAAAACAGCGGCATGGGTATGCGCAGAGCCTACCAGTTTGCCATATGCGGGTTTTCCATCTTCTCCTGTATCATTCTTTATCTGATTACCCTTTCTTTTGATGAAAAAAAACACTGCCTGCCCAGCAGGCCTTCCGATATGGGCGTCTTGAAATCCTTTGCGAAGACTTTCGCCGTGCGGCCTTTCCGTATCTTTCTTGCCGGCGAGGTGTTCCTGCAATTTGCCCTGAACATCGTAACCCTCGGCCTGATGTACTATGCCGTGGTCATCTTCAAACAACCTCAAAGTTTCATGACCGTACTGGCCGGACTGACCATCGGGGTAGCTCTGCTAAGCTTCCCCCTGGTAAACATAGTATCGAAAAAGATCGGCAAGAAGAAGGTCATCATGGGTGGGCTGCTCGTTCTCGGAATAGCCACCATCGTGATTTTTCCGTTGAGTTTCAACATGACCCCTGTCGCCCATTACATTGCGCTGGCCATGATCGGTCTTTGTGGCCTACCTCTGGCCATCCTTTCCATACTCATCAACCCCACCGTCGGTGATCTGGCCCGTGCAGATCATGCCCGCACCGGTGAGAGCCGCGAAGCAATGTTCTTCGGCGCCCGCGCCATCCCGCTGAAGATAACCATTGCCCTGGCCGGCGTTACCTTCACCTACCTGCTTTCCGCTTTTGGCAAGGATATCGCCAACCCCCTGGGAGTTCAGCTCAGCATCCTGGTGATCGCACTGGCCAGCCTGGCCGGCTTTATTGCCTTTTCCCGTTACCCGGAGAAGCAAGTCCAGGAATGGCTGGAACAGGCCCCGGACACCCCTGACGCCCGGACGTCGGCGGAAAAATGA